In Etheostoma spectabile isolate EspeVRDwgs_2016 chromosome 20, UIUC_Espe_1.0, whole genome shotgun sequence, the following are encoded in one genomic region:
- the pabpc4 gene encoding polyadenylate-binding protein 4, translating to MNTATAGSYPMASLYVGDLHPDITEAMLYEKFSPAGPVLSIRVCRDMITRRSLGYAYVNFSQPADAERALDTMNFDVVKGKPIRIMWSQRDPSLRKSGVGNVFIKNLDKSIDNKALYDTFSAFGNILSCKVVCDENGSKGYAFVHFETQDAADRAIEKMNGMLLNDRKVFVGRFKSRKEREAELGAKAKEFTNVYIKNFGDDMEDEQLKEVFDKYGKTLSVKVMKDPTGKSRGFGFVSYEKHEDANKAVEEVNGTELNGKTVFVGRAQKKMERQAELKRKFELLKQERISRYQGVNLYIKNLDDTIDDEKLRKEFSPFGSITSAKVMLEEGRSKGFGFVCFSSPEEATKAVTEMNGRIVGSKPLYVALAQRKEERKAHLTNQYMQRIAGMRAMPANAIINQFQPTSGYFMPAVPQAQNRTTYYAPNQLAQMRPNPRWQQQGGRGQGGFQGIPNSLRQPGPRANLRHMSPGGSTQGPRASGQAMAPRPSMGVSGPRAMPPYKYATGVRNPNTQVVQPIALQQVQPAVHVQGQEPLTASMLAAAPPQEQKQMLGERLFPLIQSMHANLAGKITGMLLEIDNSELLHMLESQESLRSKVEEAVAVLQAHQAKKDATQKVGSMATTAAAAAPS from the exons ATGAACACAGCGACGGCTGGGAGTTATCCGATGGCTTCTCTCTACGTTGGCGACCTGCACCCCGATATCACGGAGGCTATGCTGTATGAGAAATTCAGCCCAGCCGGACCTGTGCTCTCTATTCGGGTATGCCGAGACATGATCACCCGGCGGTCCCTCGGATACGCTTATGTCAACTTCTCTCAACCTGCTGACG CTGAGAGAGCTCTGGACACCATGAACTTTGATGTGGTAAAAGGGAAGCCAATCCGAATCATGTGGTCCCAAAGAGACCCCTCCCTCAGGAAGTCTGGAGTGGGCAATGTGTTCATCAAGAACCTTGACAAGTCCATTGACAACAAAGCACTGTACGACACGTTCTCTGCCTTTGGCAACATCCTTTCCTGCAAG GTGGTCTGTGATGAAAATGGCTCCAAGGGATACGCTTTTGTTCACTTTGAGACCCAGGATGCTGCCGATCGTGCCATCGAGAAGATGAACGGCATGCTTCTGAATGACCGCAAGGT GTTTGTGGGTCGTTTCAAATCTCGCAAGGAACGGGAGGCTGAACTTGGTGCCAAAGCCAAGGAGTTTACCAATGTCTACATCAAGAACTTTGGGGATGATATGGAGGATGAGCAGCTGAAGGAGGTTTTCGACAAATACG GTAAAACACTCAGTGTGAAGGTGATGAAAGACCCCACTGGCAAATCCAGAGGCTTTGGGTTTGTTAGTTACGAGAAACATGAGGACGCTAACAAG GCTGTCGAAGAGGTAAATGGCACCGAACTTAACGGCAAGACTGTGTTTGTGGGCCGGGCCCAGAAGAAGATGGAGCGGCAGGCGGAGCTGAAGAGGAAGTTTGAGCTGCTGAAACAAGAGAGGATCAGTCGTTATCAG GGTGTTAATCTTTATATTAAAAACCTGGATGACACCATAGATGATGAGAAACTGCGTAAGGAGTTCTCTCCATTCGGGTCTATTACAAGTGCAAAG GTGATGCTAGAGGAGGGTCGCTCCAAGGGCTTCGGCTTTGTCTGCTTCTCCTCCCCCGAAGAAGCCACCAAGGCCGTGACTGAGATGAACGGACGCATTGTTGGCTCCAAACCCCTCTATGTGGCTCTCGCTCAGCGCAAAGAGGAGCGCAAAGCCCACCTCACCAACCAGTACATGCAGCGTATTGCTGGCATGAGGGCCATGCCGGCTAACGCCATCATTAATCAGTTCCAGCCCACCAGTGGCTACTTCATGCCAGCTGTGCCACAG GCCCAGAATAGAACTACATACTATGCACCCAATCAGCTGGCCCAAATGCGACCCAACCCCCGATGGCAGCAACAAGGTGGCAGAGGTCAAG GTGGTTTCCAAGGGATACCCAACTCGCTGCGTCAGCCAGGACCACGCGCCAACCTGAGACACATGAGTCCTGGTGGCAGCACACAGGGCCCACGAG CCTCTGGCCAGGCCATGGCTCCTCGACCCTCAATGGGAGTCTCCGGCCCCCGTGCCATGCCTCCTTACAAATATGCCACTGGGGTCCGTAACCCCAACACCCAGGTGGTGCAACCTATTGCCTTGCAGCAG GTTCAGCCAGCTGTGCACGTTCAGGGTCAGGAGCCTCTCACGGCATCCATGCTGGCTGCTGCGCCCCCTCAGGAACAGAAACAGATGCTAG GCGAGCGTCTTTTCCCACTGATTCAGTCCATGCATGCCAACCTGGCAGGAAAGATCACTGGCATGCTGCTGGAGATTGACAATTCTGAACTGCTGCATATGCTGGAGTCTCAAGAATCTCTACGCTCAAAG GTGGAAGAAGCCGTCGCCGTGCTACAAGCCCACCAGGCAAAGAAAGATGCCACGCAGAAAGTGGGCAGCATGGCTACtactgctgctgccgctgcccCATCCTGA
- the zpcx gene encoding zona pellucida protein C isoform X2 — protein MGTMGILLCLFLGHLVAAQSFIKKQDAPNFQNVPKFFNNNGPLLFERNFDYTPFDSIFRSWGTRIPDFYMLAESPPIVIVPRVEVFCDESKLTLLVDKRSNDGMLTGEELQLGNGCSSNKELPNQFVFTYSLDECGTTPVIENGLVMFTNSLHLNLNKPPPTWWQTPSTVHISCIPKRSYSSILALKAFPENGQIFNIKAMNPSWTSSAESNIYKRGQVVNLQISAKTRPEQQLFIQSCFVSASPEPQTRRKHALIMNKGCTAPLDSSHAIVQFVASDRADVVNLALNTSYLSSELYIHCSVLMSNQDVNFGYKSCNYNLLQSRWEDLSGNVEVCECCSSKCKGLSARHLPEDTKATVSTGPFVILDNHVEPSPEPFEPQETSSAPVTEAIRFHGATSEDTIVSGTSVSRPPQGVAVVVSQDSGATLTLRLPGVQDPEYSKNIRSESEDDLTLKLEASDTVANDLPELRLLADKEPLLNTLTNEKEGQSANELLVDGLAMPSQMEKVAFAEESQRKRFGRSGMFNTPSPQEVAVPLTDDMVYVDVLNQNAYNQMRHGQPDTAVMPKEEASGAQPIVRSKLKFSKSTDGSHSLSFEEVIRQTEGNGSLDREGCAQFSSIC, from the exons ATGGGAACAATGGGGATATTGCTTTGCCTTTTTCTTGGACATTTAGTTGCTGCTCAATCATTTATAAAAAAGCAGGATGCCCCAAATTTCCAAAATGTTCCAAAGTTTTTCAACAACAACGGGCCTCTTCTATTTGAAAGAAATTTTGATTACACTCCATTTGACTCCATCTTCAGATCTTGGGGAACTCGGATCCCTGACTTTTACATGCTCGCTGAATCACCTCCCATCGTGATCGTTCCCAGAGTAGAGGTGTTTTGCGATGAATCTAAGCTAACTCTGCTGGTTGATAAGAGATCCAATGATGGCATGCTAACTGGAGAGGAGCTACAGTTGGGTAATGGCTGCAGTAGCAACAAAGAGCTACCAAACCAATTTGTCTTCACTTACAGTTTGGATGAGTGTGGAACTACACCTGTG ATAGAGAATGGCTTGGTAATGTTCACCAACTCTCTCCACTTGAATCTCAACAAACCTCCCCCCACCTGGTGGCAAACTCCTTCCACAGTGCACATATCTTGCATACCAAAAAG GTCCTATTCAAGCATACTTGCTCTAAAAGCATTTCCTGAGAATGGCCAGATCTTTAATATTAAAGCCATGAATC CATCCTGGACCAGCAGTGCCGAGTCTAATATCTACAAAAGAGGCCAGGTTGTCAATCTCCAGATTTCTGCCAAAACAAGGCCAGAGCAGCAGCTTTTCATTCAGTCCTGTTTTGTCTCTGCATCTCCTGAGCCTCAGACTAGACGCAAACATGCACTCATAATGAATAAAGG ATGTACAGCCCCGTTGGATTCTTCTCATGCCATTGTACAATTCGTGGCCTCCGACAGAGCGGATGTGGTTAATTTAGCTCTGAACACATCTTATCTCAGTTCTGAG CTGTACATCCACTGTAGTGTCCTCATGTCAAACCAGGATGTGAACTTTGGCTATAAATCCTGCAACTATAACCTGCTCCAGTCAAG atgGGAGGACCTAAGTGGAAATGTAGAGGTGTGCGAGTGCTGTAGCTCAAAGTGTAAAGGCCTGTCAGCCAGGCACCTTCCTGAGG ATACCAAGGCTACCGTCAGCACTGGCCCCTTTGTCATTTTAGATAATCATGTAGAGCCAAGTCCTGAGCCTTTTGAACCGCAAGAAACCTCCAGCGCTCCTGTAACAGAAGCCATACGGTTTCATGGTGCAACCAGTGAGGACACAATTGTTTCTGGAACTTCTGTATCAAGACCCCCTCAGGGTGTGGCGGTGGTTGTTAGTCAGGACTCAGGTGCCACACTGACCCTTCGGCTACCTGGAGTGCAAGATCCTGAATACAGCAAGAATATCCGTTCTGAGTCCGAAGACGATTTGACACTTAAGTTGGAGGCAAGCGACACAGTAGCAAATGATCTTCCCGAGCTGCGCCTACTGGCAGATAAGGAGCCTCTTCTGAATACGCTCACAAATGAGAAGGAAGGTCAGAGTGCAAATGAGCT ACTGGTTGATGGATTGGCAATGCCTTCACAAATGGAAAAAGTAGCTTTTGCAGAGGAATCTCAAAGAAAGCGTTTTGGAAGATCTGGAATGTTTAACACACCATCTCCACAAGAGGTTGCAGTCCCTCTGACAGATGACATGGTTTATGTAGATGTCCTAAACCAGAATGCTTATAACCAAATGAGACATGGACAGCCAGATACAGCTGTGATGCCCAAAGAAGAAGCAAGTGGTGCCCAACCAATAGTTCGCTCAAAACTTAAGTTTTCCAAAAGCACAGATGGATCACACTCCCTGAGTTTTGAAGAAGTgataagacagacagaggg AAACGGGAGCCTAGACAGAGAGGGCTGCGCTCAATTTTCTTCAATCTGTTGA
- the zpcx gene encoding zona pellucida protein C isoform X1: MGTMGILLCLFLGHLVAAQSFIKKQDAPNFQNVPKFFNNNGPLLFERNFDYTPFDSIFRSWGTRIPDFYMLAESPPIVIVPRVEVFCDESKLTLLVDKRSNDGMLTGEELQLGNGCSSNKELPNQFVFTYSLDECGTTPVIENGLVMFTNSLHLNLNKPPPTWWQTPSTVHISCIPKRSYSSILALKAFPENGQIFNIKAMNPSWTSSAESNIYKRGQVVNLQISAKTRPEQQLFIQSCFVSASPEPQTRRKHALIMNKGCTAPLDSSHAIVQFVASDRADVVNLALNTSYLSSELYIHCSVLMSNQDVNFGYKSCNYNLLQSRWEDLSGNVEVCECCSSKCKGLSARHLPEDTKATVSTGPFVILDNHVEPSPEPFEPQETSSAPVTEAIRFHGATSEDTIVSGTSVSRPPQGVAVVVSQDSGATLTLRLPGVQDPEYSKNIRSESEDDLTLKLEASDTVANDLPELRLLADKEPLLNTLTNEKEGQSANELRSEGHMWDLNLLTLVDGLAMPSQMEKVAFAEESQRKRFGRSGMFNTPSPQEVAVPLTDDMVYVDVLNQNAYNQMRHGQPDTAVMPKEEASGAQPIVRSKLKFSKSTDGSHSLSFEEVIRQTEGNGSLDREGCAQFSSIC; the protein is encoded by the exons ATGGGAACAATGGGGATATTGCTTTGCCTTTTTCTTGGACATTTAGTTGCTGCTCAATCATTTATAAAAAAGCAGGATGCCCCAAATTTCCAAAATGTTCCAAAGTTTTTCAACAACAACGGGCCTCTTCTATTTGAAAGAAATTTTGATTACACTCCATTTGACTCCATCTTCAGATCTTGGGGAACTCGGATCCCTGACTTTTACATGCTCGCTGAATCACCTCCCATCGTGATCGTTCCCAGAGTAGAGGTGTTTTGCGATGAATCTAAGCTAACTCTGCTGGTTGATAAGAGATCCAATGATGGCATGCTAACTGGAGAGGAGCTACAGTTGGGTAATGGCTGCAGTAGCAACAAAGAGCTACCAAACCAATTTGTCTTCACTTACAGTTTGGATGAGTGTGGAACTACACCTGTG ATAGAGAATGGCTTGGTAATGTTCACCAACTCTCTCCACTTGAATCTCAACAAACCTCCCCCCACCTGGTGGCAAACTCCTTCCACAGTGCACATATCTTGCATACCAAAAAG GTCCTATTCAAGCATACTTGCTCTAAAAGCATTTCCTGAGAATGGCCAGATCTTTAATATTAAAGCCATGAATC CATCCTGGACCAGCAGTGCCGAGTCTAATATCTACAAAAGAGGCCAGGTTGTCAATCTCCAGATTTCTGCCAAAACAAGGCCAGAGCAGCAGCTTTTCATTCAGTCCTGTTTTGTCTCTGCATCTCCTGAGCCTCAGACTAGACGCAAACATGCACTCATAATGAATAAAGG ATGTACAGCCCCGTTGGATTCTTCTCATGCCATTGTACAATTCGTGGCCTCCGACAGAGCGGATGTGGTTAATTTAGCTCTGAACACATCTTATCTCAGTTCTGAG CTGTACATCCACTGTAGTGTCCTCATGTCAAACCAGGATGTGAACTTTGGCTATAAATCCTGCAACTATAACCTGCTCCAGTCAAG atgGGAGGACCTAAGTGGAAATGTAGAGGTGTGCGAGTGCTGTAGCTCAAAGTGTAAAGGCCTGTCAGCCAGGCACCTTCCTGAGG ATACCAAGGCTACCGTCAGCACTGGCCCCTTTGTCATTTTAGATAATCATGTAGAGCCAAGTCCTGAGCCTTTTGAACCGCAAGAAACCTCCAGCGCTCCTGTAACAGAAGCCATACGGTTTCATGGTGCAACCAGTGAGGACACAATTGTTTCTGGAACTTCTGTATCAAGACCCCCTCAGGGTGTGGCGGTGGTTGTTAGTCAGGACTCAGGTGCCACACTGACCCTTCGGCTACCTGGAGTGCAAGATCCTGAATACAGCAAGAATATCCGTTCTGAGTCCGAAGACGATTTGACACTTAAGTTGGAGGCAAGCGACACAGTAGCAAATGATCTTCCCGAGCTGCGCCTACTGGCAGATAAGGAGCCTCTTCTGAATACGCTCACAAATGAGAAGGAAGGTCAGAGTGCAAATGAGCTAAGAAGTGAAGGCCACATGTGGGATCTGAATCTTCTTACACTGGTTGATGGATTGGCAATGCCTTCACAAATGGAAAAAGTAGCTTTTGCAGAGGAATCTCAAAGAAAGCGTTTTGGAAGATCTGGAATGTTTAACACACCATCTCCACAAGAGGTTGCAGTCCCTCTGACAGATGACATGGTTTATGTAGATGTCCTAAACCAGAATGCTTATAACCAAATGAGACATGGACAGCCAGATACAGCTGTGATGCCCAAAGAAGAAGCAAGTGGTGCCCAACCAATAGTTCGCTCAAAACTTAAGTTTTCCAAAAGCACAGATGGATCACACTCCCTGAGTTTTGAAGAAGTgataagacagacagaggg AAACGGGAGCCTAGACAGAGAGGGCTGCGCTCAATTTTCTTCAATCTGTTGA
- the tmem54a gene encoding transmembrane protein 54a isoform X2: protein MVNSGVCCASLKDNHALMKMGLGLVLVGHVNFILGALVHGAVLRHINVHSQARNTVYAISDIIAIVAGLLGIFCGITAIVLSKNKRNRILQWVLLVFSCLAGLVAFASTMGLSVSMVTAIINNGQGLLTHCLNSALDVNSFSITNECPFDPTRIYGTTLILWVPLLLTSVVETVFSFRCFAACTSFLYLCPCRRRPTQTRRVRIQRPDEMPSLPPGRDPECDAEPVEQDELLNDTAVEQSAWL from the exons ATGGTAAATTCAG GAGTGTGCTGTGCCAGCCTCAAGGACAACCATGCCCTGATGAAGATGGGGTTGGGGCTGGTGCTGGTGGGCCATGTCAACTTTATTCTCGGAGCACTGGTGCACGGCGCTGTGCTCAGGCACATCAACGTGCACTCTCAGGCCCGGAACACGGTGTACGCCATCTCTGATATCATTGCTATTGTGGCAGGCTTGTTG GGAATTTTTTGTGGAATAACTGCCATTGTCCTGtccaaaaacaagagaaacaggATCCTG CAGTGGGTCTTGTTGGTCTTCAGTTGCCTGGCAGGTCTCGTGGCATTTGCCTCCACCATGGGCTTGTCAGTTTCTATGGTGACAGCCATTATTAATAATGGACAGGGCCTGCTAACACACTGTTTGAATTCCGCTCTTGATGTCAACTCCTTCAGCATCACAAATGAATGTCCCTTTGACCCCACCCGCATCTAT GGGACCACGTTAATTCTGTGGGTGCCTCTCCTCTTAACGTCCGTGGTGGAAACGGTGTTCTCTTTCCGCTGCTTTGCTGCCTGTACTTCGTTCCTCTACCTCTGTCCGTGCAGGAGGAGGCCGACCCAGACCAGGAGG GTGCGTATCCAAAGACCTGATGAAATGCCCTCATTGCCTCCAGGACGAGATCCAGAGTGTGACGCAGAGCCTGTGGAGCAGGATGAACTGCTGAATGACACTGCAGTGGAGCAGAGTGCGTGGCTCTGA
- the tmem54a gene encoding transmembrane protein 54a isoform X1, with protein MGVCCASLKDNHALMKMGLGLVLVGHVNFILGALVHGAVLRHINVHSQARNTVYAISDIIAIVAGLLGIFCGITAIVLSKNKRNRILQWVLLVFSCLAGLVAFASTMGLSVSMVTAIINNGQGLLTHCLNSALDVNSFSITNECPFDPTRIYGTTLILWVPLLLTSVVETVFSFRCFAACTSFLYLCPCRRRPTQTRRVRIQRPDEMPSLPPGRDPECDAEPVEQDELLNDTAVEQSAWL; from the exons ATGG GAGTGTGCTGTGCCAGCCTCAAGGACAACCATGCCCTGATGAAGATGGGGTTGGGGCTGGTGCTGGTGGGCCATGTCAACTTTATTCTCGGAGCACTGGTGCACGGCGCTGTGCTCAGGCACATCAACGTGCACTCTCAGGCCCGGAACACGGTGTACGCCATCTCTGATATCATTGCTATTGTGGCAGGCTTGTTG GGAATTTTTTGTGGAATAACTGCCATTGTCCTGtccaaaaacaagagaaacaggATCCTG CAGTGGGTCTTGTTGGTCTTCAGTTGCCTGGCAGGTCTCGTGGCATTTGCCTCCACCATGGGCTTGTCAGTTTCTATGGTGACAGCCATTATTAATAATGGACAGGGCCTGCTAACACACTGTTTGAATTCCGCTCTTGATGTCAACTCCTTCAGCATCACAAATGAATGTCCCTTTGACCCCACCCGCATCTAT GGGACCACGTTAATTCTGTGGGTGCCTCTCCTCTTAACGTCCGTGGTGGAAACGGTGTTCTCTTTCCGCTGCTTTGCTGCCTGTACTTCGTTCCTCTACCTCTGTCCGTGCAGGAGGAGGCCGACCCAGACCAGGAGG GTGCGTATCCAAAGACCTGATGAAATGCCCTCATTGCCTCCAGGACGAGATCCAGAGTGTGACGCAGAGCCTGTGGAGCAGGATGAACTGCTGAATGACACTGCAGTGGAGCAGAGTGCGTGGCTCTGA